One Candidatus Paceibacterota bacterium genomic window carries:
- the topA gene encoding type I DNA topoisomerase, with protein MKNLVIVESPTKAKTISRFLGKDFTVESSNGHVRDLPKGNLGIDLENDFKPKYVIPKKSEKQVNLLKKAAKTAERVILATDEDREGEAIAWHLIQALNLNEQKKKSKKTASAAVGQKTIERIAFHEITKSAIEEALKNPRALDINLVNAQQARRILDRLVGYKLSPFLWKKLMRGLSAGRVQSVALRLIVEREKEIKDFIPQDYWLITVIFKKEDGQKEEFEGFLVKIDEKAVPKPGFLDGDEVDGIIDALKNREFKITDIEKKSVERTPRPPFTTSTLQQAAWQRLKFSAKRTMMLAQQLYEGIDLKKEGGHVGLITYMRTDSLNIAESALVQASDFIKNSFGEKYGVEKYRRFKTKSKGAQEAHEAIRPTHPHLSPDSIKNDLNPSQHKLYSLIWQRFIACQMANAVFEDTNIKIEANGEDGKNYLFQSKGSILKFDGFLKVYPVKAEEKILPEISKTDKISAKEIIPDKHQTQPPARFNDASIVKELEKNGIGRPSTYAQIISTIETRNYVERDEQKRFVPTEIGEKVNGILVEHFPKIVDINFTAKMESDLDDIAEGKTEYPPIVKEFYEPFEKNLLEKYESVEKEDLTEPTDEVCKECGKPMVIKHGRFGRFLACSGFPDCKNTKPLPPKSLNMKCPLCKEGDVVERKTRRGKIFYGCSLWPNCKFATWQKPTGELCPECKSPLVELKSGIKCSNKECGYKK; from the coding sequence ATGAAAAACCTGGTTATAGTAGAAAGCCCAACCAAAGCAAAAACAATCTCCCGGTTTTTGGGAAAAGACTTTACCGTTGAATCGTCAAACGGGCATGTTAGGGATTTGCCAAAAGGAAACCTGGGGATAGACCTTGAAAATGACTTTAAACCCAAATACGTAATTCCCAAAAAAAGCGAGAAACAGGTCAACCTCTTGAAGAAAGCCGCGAAAACAGCGGAAAGAGTAATACTGGCAACCGATGAAGACCGCGAAGGAGAAGCCATCGCCTGGCACCTTATTCAGGCACTGAACCTGAACGAACAAAAAAAGAAAAGTAAAAAAACCGCTTCGGCGGCAGTCGGGCAAAAAACGATTGAACGCATCGCCTTTCATGAAATCACCAAGTCGGCGATAGAAGAAGCGCTTAAAAATCCGCGCGCATTGGATATAAATCTTGTAAACGCGCAGCAGGCGAGAAGAATTTTAGACCGGCTCGTGGGATACAAGCTTTCGCCGTTTTTATGGAAAAAACTGATGCGCGGGCTTTCTGCCGGACGCGTACAGTCTGTTGCCCTGCGCCTTATAGTGGAACGCGAGAAAGAAATAAAAGATTTCATACCGCAGGACTATTGGCTCATAACAGTGATTTTTAAAAAAGAAGACGGGCAGAAAGAAGAATTTGAGGGATTTTTGGTGAAGATAGACGAGAAAGCCGTTCCCAAGCCGGGATTTTTGGACGGAGACGAAGTTGACGGAATAATAGACGCGCTTAAAAATCGCGAATTCAAAATAACGGACATAGAAAAAAAATCCGTTGAAAGAACTCCTCGGCCTCCTTTTACCACAAGCACCTTGCAGCAAGCGGCATGGCAACGGCTGAAATTTTCCGCCAAAAGGACAATGATGCTCGCCCAACAGCTTTATGAAGGAATAGACTTAAAAAAAGAAGGAGGGCATGTCGGCCTCATAACCTACATGAGAACGGATTCTTTAAATATCGCCGAAAGCGCGCTGGTTCAGGCAAGCGACTTCATCAAAAATAGTTTCGGAGAAAAATACGGAGTGGAAAAATATCGCCGGTTCAAAACAAAATCAAAAGGCGCGCAGGAAGCTCACGAAGCTATAAGGCCGACTCACCCGCACCTTTCCCCCGATTCCATAAAAAACGACCTTAATCCGTCTCAGCACAAACTTTACAGTTTAATATGGCAGAGGTTTATCGCCTGCCAAATGGCAAACGCCGTTTTTGAAGACACAAACATAAAGATAGAAGCAAACGGCGAAGACGGGAAAAATTATCTTTTTCAATCAAAAGGTTCAATACTCAAATTTGACGGATTCTTGAAAGTTTATCCGGTAAAAGCAGAAGAAAAAATTCTTCCCGAAATTTCAAAAACTGACAAAATCTCGGCAAAAGAAATAATTCCGGACAAGCACCAAACTCAGCCGCCGGCGCGATTTAACGACGCTTCTATCGTCAAAGAGCTTGAAAAAAACGGCATCGGCCGGCCTTCAACTTACGCCCAAATAATTTCAACGATTGAAACAAGAAACTACGTGGAACGCGACGAGCAAAAAAGGTTCGTGCCCACGGAAATAGGAGAAAAAGTAAACGGAATTTTGGTTGAACATTTTCCTAAAATTGTTGACATAAATTTTACCGCCAAGATGGAAAGCGATTTGGACGATATTGCCGAAGGCAAAACGGAATATCCGCCGATTGTAAAAGAATTTTACGAACCTTTCGAAAAAAATCTTTTGGAAAAATACGAAAGCGTGGAAAAAGAAGATCTTACTGAACCGACAGATGAAGTCTGCAAAGAATGCGGAAAGCCAATGGTCATAAAACACGGCCGTTTCGGACGCTTCCTTGCCTGCTCCGGTTTTCCTGACTGCAAGAACACAAAACCCCTGCCGCCGAAATCCCTTAATATGAAATGCCCCTTGTGCAAAGAAGGCGATGTCGTGGAAAGAAAAACAAGGCGCGGAAAAATATTTTACGGATGTTCACTCTGGCCAAATTGCAAATTCGCCACCTGGCAAAAACCGACGGGAGAACTCTGCCCCGAATGCAAGTCGCCCCTTGTCGAGCTCAAGAGCGGAATCAAGTGCTCGAATAAAGAATGCGGATATAAAAAATAA
- the dprA gene encoding DNA-processing protein DprA has product MNETEKIFANAFNQSPQLDAVSLKKIKKSFGSFEKAWKAEFSKIKTAGETESLKDFREGVNPEKEFEFLEKEDVKILLEDEFPSSLKETFPEPQMLYLKGNLPGEKQILLAVVGTRKFSSYGQQATEKIIHGFNGFDINIVSGLALGIDAIAHKAAMENGLKTTAVLGCGLSDSVIYPRANFGLAKEILEKGGSLVSEYPLKMRAAKYTFPRRNRIVAGLSKGILVTDAPEKSGAMITAYIALEYGKEVMAVPGSIFSENSKGPNLLIKMGAVPVTEAKDAIFALGLEEKSEEKNGGLNLSSDEEKIIFLLSEPKARDEIIKESDLTAKEVMAILMQMEIKGLIKENGGKIYKK; this is encoded by the coding sequence ATGAACGAAACGGAAAAAATCTTCGCCAACGCTTTCAATCAATCACCGCAGCTAGATGCCGTTTCTCTGAAAAAAATCAAAAAAAGTTTCGGTTCTTTTGAAAAAGCATGGAAAGCGGAATTTTCAAAAATAAAAACCGCCGGAGAAACCGAATCGCTCAAAGATTTCAGAGAAGGCGTCAATCCCGAAAAAGAATTCGAGTTTCTTGAAAAAGAAGATGTTAAAATTCTTCTTGAAGACGAATTCCCTTCTTCTTTAAAGGAAACTTTCCCCGAACCTCAGATGCTTTATTTAAAAGGAAATCTGCCCGGCGAAAAACAAATTTTGCTAGCGGTTGTCGGCACCAGAAAATTTTCTTCATACGGACAACAGGCAACGGAAAAAATAATACACGGGTTCAACGGTTTTGATATAAATATAGTAAGCGGCTTGGCGCTCGGGATAGACGCTATCGCTCATAAAGCCGCCATGGAAAACGGGCTCAAAACAACAGCTGTCTTGGGATGCGGGCTTTCCGACAGCGTCATATACCCGAGAGCGAATTTCGGTCTGGCAAAAGAGATACTTGAAAAAGGAGGAAGTCTTGTTTCCGAATATCCTTTAAAAATGCGCGCGGCCAAATACACATTTCCAAGAAGAAACAGAATAGTGGCGGGGCTTTCAAAAGGAATTCTTGTTACAGACGCGCCGGAAAAAAGCGGGGCGATGATAACGGCTTACATTGCTCTGGAATACGGAAAAGAAGTTATGGCCGTGCCCGGTTCCATTTTCAGCGAAAATTCGAAAGGACCCAATCTTTTGATAAAAATGGGCGCGGTGCCCGTAACAGAAGCAAAAGACGCTATTTTTGCCTTGGGGCTTGAAGAAAAATCCGAAGAAAAAAACGGAGGGTTAAACCTTTCATCCGATGAAGAAAAAATAATATTCCTTTTGTCGGAACCGAAAGCTCGCGACGAAATAATAAAAGAGTCCGATTTGACAGCAAAAGAAGTTATGGCTATCTTAATGCAAATGGAAATAAAAGGGCTTATAAAAGAAAACGGAGGAAAAATTTACAAAAAATAA